A DNA window from Trichosurus vulpecula isolate mTriVul1 chromosome 2, mTriVul1.pri, whole genome shotgun sequence contains the following coding sequences:
- the LOC118838785 gene encoding 60S ribosomal protein L26-like, whose protein sequence is MKFNPFVTSDGSKNRKRHFNAPSHIRRKIMSSPLSKELRQKYNVSSMPIRKDDEVQVVRGHYKGQQIGKVVQVYRKKYVIYIERVQREKANGTTVHVGIHPSKVVITRLKLDKDRKKILERKAKSRQVGKEKGKYKEETIEKMQE, encoded by the coding sequence ATGAAGTTCAATCCGTTCGTGACCTCAGACGGAAGCAAGAACCGCAAGAGGCACTTCAACGCTCCCTCGCACATCCGGCGCAAGATCATGTCGTCTCCGCTCTCCAAGGAGCTCAGGCAGAAGTACAACGTCAGCTCGATGCCCATCCGGAAGGACGACGAGGTCCAGGTGGTTCGTGGACACTACAAAGGTCAACAAATTGGCAAGGTAGTCCAggtttacagaaagaaatatgtcATCTACATTGAACGTGTGCAACGAGAAAAAGCTAATGGCACTACTGTCCATGTGGGAATTCACCCTAGTAAGGTAGTTATCACCAGACTAAAACTGGACAAAGATCGCAAAAAGATTCTTGAACGTAAAGCCAAATCCCGACaagttggaaaggagaagggcaaatataaagaagaaaccaTTGAAAAGATGCAAGAATAA